The Podarcis muralis chromosome 14, rPodMur119.hap1.1, whole genome shotgun sequence nucleotide sequence AGGCAGATCTCGGCGGCCCCCCAAGCCCGGGgggcggaagaaggaggaggagtgaaGTCGGGGGGCTCTACCCTGGGTGGACGCCTCTGCCCCCAGGAGCCTCGCCGGCCCTTCTGCAAGCACCGAGGGCTTCGCTTGGCGTGGATTTGCTGAGGCTGCTCCGGACCGCCGAGGAGGATTTGGGGCGCCTTTTCTCCccgagcggcggcggcgaccacggCGCTTCTTCTCATGCGCCTGCTGCAGTGCTGCctctcctgccgccgccgccgccgcgtttCTCTCGGGCTGGGATCTTGAGTACCGAGCCAAGCCATGCGCGGCGCCGCCAGCCTGCTCCTTGCCCCGGGGGGCGGCCAGCCTCTAACTTGGGAAGGCGTCGGGGCAACTTTTTAAAAGGCGCCCCAGCCAGACGCAAAGGAAGGACCGCGGCGTCGAGGGTTTGCAAGGGCGAAAAAAGCCTGGGggagttttgttgttttgtttgcttgcgcGCTTGTTCGTGGAAGGGCTCCCTCGCAGAGAGGGGGGCCGGCAAGCCTTCCCCGTCCCCTCCTGGCTCTCGGGGCTCCATGTAGGGCCGAGGGGGCGGGCTGCGGCGGATCCCCCGCTCGCCAGGACGCCGGCCTGCGGGGCTCCGCTCTatgccattgctgcctccttccCCCATGTGGCTGCCCGGCCGGCGCTTCTGGGCGAGTGGCTGGGCCGGGCGGGCGAGGAGCCCCCGCGGTTGCTCCGGGCGCCGGCGCCGCTGCCGTCGTTGCTGGGTCTCCTTCATGCGGCCCTCGTTTGGGAGGATCTGACCCGGAGCCAGGAAAGGCCAGCAGCTCCGCGGCCGGGCGAAGCGTATGTTCAGGTCCAAACGGGCAGGGCTTGTGCGGCGACTTTGGAGAAGCCGGGTCCTCCCCGACAGAGAAGGCgtcggaggagggggaggaggaggagatggtggcggcggcggctccaCCAGCAGTAGCACCGGCAGCCTCAGGAAGAGCCATGAGCGAGGGGGCAGCGACGGCAGGAGCCCGGAGAAGCCCCCTGCGAACGGCAGGCGAGCGGTGACCGGCGGAGGCGCCGTCGAGGAGCCGTGCGCTTTGGAGAGGTCCATGGCGCACGGCGAGGGCGACCCTCCGGCGCCCCCCGAGGTGGAAGAGGAGGCAGCGgccgtagcagcagcagcagcgcgggaGGACGCCGAGGATGGCGGTTCCGACGGCGGCCTCGAAAGGGACAGCCCGTGGTGGGCGCAGGAGAGCGACGGCATGACCGTCACCTGCTGCCTCTTCAAGGAGAGGGACGCCGACGCTGACGCCGTCTCGCCCCGGCCCCGGGAGCTGCCAGCCCGGGAAGGGCGCTCCAGGCTCACTCTGCTGGAGCAGGAGCTCAAGGCCGTCACGTACTCACTCCTGAAGCGCCTCAAGGAGCGCTCCCTCGACAGTCTCCTCGAAGCCGTCGAGTCCCGCGGCGGGATGCCCAGTGACTGTGTCCTTGTCTCCCGCGCCGAGGTGCGCCTGGGCGGTCAGGCGGCTCCTCCGCACCTCCTGCTGGGGAAGCTCTTCCGCTGGCCGGACCTCCAGCACCCGGCCGAGCTGAAGCCCCTGTGCGAGTGCGGCAGCTTCGGCCTCCCCGACGGCCCCACGGTGTGCTGCAACCCCTATCACTTCAGCAGGCTGTGCGGGCCAGGTTAGTATCACCGTCGATTGCCTCGGGGCCACCTGGGGGGCTGGAGGGCTGGGCAGCTGGGATGTCCTGAGGCAGTTCAGGGAGGGGGACTGGAGTATTGGGGAAGGTGCATCTTCATAAAGGATCCACAGTTACACCCCCTCCCATTTGAAGTATTCAGTGCTGAAAATCAACATGCACAGGCATCTTGGTGAAAATTCTCTCACTTTGACCATGGTGGCTGAATAAGAGCGCCATAGATAGAGCCACTGTATTTCTGAATTCAGTTGCTGGGGGCAAACGACATGGGGAGAATCTTATCACCTGTGTGGCTAAAATCAAGGGGATTGCTGCATTATGGGATCCATAATGCTGGCCTAGATCAGAGATGGGGGATCTGTGGCCCTTAGACGCTGTTGGGTTCCCTGCTCCCATGGATCACAGGATCTGCAGTTGAACAGTGTCTGCAAGACCAGCGGTTCCCCATCTCTAGGTCAGATGAATCTTTGGTCTAAACCAAGAGGGAATGATGTTTTTGCAAGTGTAAAAGTTTGCCTGGAGTGGCATAAGCAACTTCCAGAATAGTTTGCCATAGGAGGCATCTCAAAGGTGAGCGGATGTAGTTTGGCACGGATAACCAAtttgatgcccttcagatgtacataggaagctcccttctTCTGAGTTAGACCTGTGTCCATCTGCCTCAGTGTAGCCCATGTggtcccctccagatgctggtgtactacaactcccatcagttccagtggccagggatgatgagagctgttgtccaacaatacctggcttcctggagatgccatggattgggcctggaaccttctgcatgcaaaacaggtgctctaccCTGAGCTCTAGCCCTTTCATAGGGCTatggttgttgaactacaactcccagccagcattgccagtggtcagggatgattggagtttgGGTCtgacagcatttggagggcatgACGACAGCTGTCGGCTCAAACTGCCAGATGTAACGACTGTCCTGTGGAAGTTGGTGCACAACAATCTTTGTTAGTCTTGGAAGGTGCTTCAGACTTCTGGTGCCTTTGTATCTCTTTCTCACCCTGTTTATTTGAGAGGCGCTCAGCCTGCTTTGAAAACAAGTTTTCAGTGCCAGATCTCAGGCTTGGCACATGTGACATGATGGGAACCTCCTTGGGGCAAGGAcctgaatttttgtgtgtgagaaacTCTGCAAAGTGCCATGTCTAGTGATAATCTTGTATATGTAGCTAATCGTAGCAGCATAGGAAGGAACATCGCAAACTGGTTCCTCTAGCTccctactgtctacactggctggcagtggttctccatgaTTTCAGGCTGGAGTctttttccctgccctgcctggagattAAACATGGgacctgcgtgcaaagcagatactgTATCACTGAGCTTTAGCCCTTCCCTGCatatctgagcatgtgcagaatggatTCTGGGATTATGGTGCATCGTGTTGAAGTCATAGGGTGTGACCTCCAGGACGCCTAGAGCCACACAGTACCTCTCTGTTTATGGTTAACAACTTCTAGCCATTTCCTTCTTAAGCCAGGAATGTTGATCCTAACTTATTTTGTCCACCGCATGAGCAGTTCAAGTTGCAGGCCACTTTGGGGATGATAGGTTTGGAATGGTGATGGTTCACGCAAATGCATGGAACCAGAGACCTCTCCGCCTTGCCACCCTAGGGCTGATTCACATGTGCAGGTCCTGCACTTGAAAACTGCAGCACCCAGCGGTGGCCTGCATCCGTGAAGGAAGCATCACAGGAGCTTCCTGTTCCCCTCAGACCCAGGGCTTCCCATACCAAGTTGGTGGACACATCCCACTGCCACCCATCAAGACCTGGTTCACTTAGAAACTGCAGGCATCAGATAAAACAGCCTGCATGTGTGGATGCACCATCACAGTTCCAGGGGCCACCAAGAGAACTGTAAAATGTCGCCAGAGGCTTGCAGAAGTCAGTGGGCATCTTCAGCTTCCAGTATTCCAGCTGAGGCTGATCCAGTGTTGAGAAACCAAGTGATGCACATGCTTGTCTGAAGTGGTCCTTATTTATTGCACCACCTGTGGCAAATGGCTATTTACTACCAGAGCAGAGCAGCTTGCAGGTTCTGTGTGGCCCAGATCTGTTGATGTTTGGTGCTTGGCCCTTGGAAGTTGAACTGATTTTCCTTTTCAGTGTTGACAGGGCTGTTGTGCAATTTTGACAGACGCAGTGTGGAAAGTGCACTGGTTAGAGTATTTTTGGTCCAACACAGTCCATGACGATTGGTTAAAGAATTTAAGCCAGAGACGTCATGCTGTGCCCAGGCCCGTATCCCAACTTTTGAGAGTGAGAGATAAAAACATAAGTATAGCCCATCTAAcatagcatcctgctctcacagtggccaaccagatacctatggaaatcccacaacagcattctccccatcTGTGATTCCAGCAAGTGGCATACAGAGGCAAACTGCCTTTGACATTCACTGATAGCCTCaaactccatgaatttgtctaatcctcttttaaagccatccatgttggtggccagcgtaataataataataatttattatttataccccacccatctggctgggtttccccagccactccgggcggcttccaaccgaatattaaaaacaatacagcatcagacattaaaaacgtctctaaacagggccgccttcagttgtcttttaaaagtataatagttgtttattgccttgacatctgctgggagggcgttgcacagggcaggtgccactaccaaaaaggccctatgcctagttctctgtaacctcacttctcgcagcgagggaaccaccagaaggccctcggcgctggacctcagtgtccgggcagaacaatgggggtggagacgctccttgagaATATAGGACAATCCACTTCATCGATGCCAAACACGTTACTAGGGGAAAAGGCCAGCTGAAGATGGTGGCCAAGGTGACACATCATGTTTAGCTGGAAACCTTGGTTTACACAAGGACATTGTGCCCGCTCTGATCCTCCCCATTCATGTTGGAAGGAAACAAAGCATGATTCCTGAAGCTATAACTGAActgtaagaacatatgaagagcctgctggatcaggccaatggcccatctagtccaacatcctcttctcacagggatCATAGTTTGTTTAGCTCAAGTAAACCATGACTGGTATGGCGAGAACAAACTTTGGTTTATCATTATGGTTTGCTTGGGGTACAACAAACCATGGTCCCAAGTTCTGCCATCACACTAAAGCCAGGGATTGTGGTTGGTTCCTCCTGTTGTGAGTACCAAGAAGGGAAGTGGGTTGGGCTCAATGgtccagatgttttcaactacaactcccaccatccttgaccattggccatgctagctgcggctttcaaaaatatatatataaatgcagaGATGCTTTAAGGTCTACCAGCCAAAAAGCCCTGGAGCAAAGCAAAACTGGCAACAGAGCACCTTTGCTCATATTTCAATTCCTCCCTCTTTTGGAATAGATCGTAGCTTAAATTAGGGAAAGCACTCAGGGTCTATTTATATACACAGGGATCTCTTATATAGTATTATACACACACGGACACACATTTGGCACATTCTTGTTTTCTTAAATTAAAATACTGCTTTGCTTTACTTTACGCACGTCTAGAACCAGGTGTGTTGGGCAGCAGGTGGTAATGCCGTACTAAAACACAGGCCTTTATTGAATAGCACCCTAGTGCAGTGTTTGTTCTGTGCTCTGTCTGCCTCAAGGGTTTGCTGAAGACTGATGTTGAGCATTGTCCGAGCGAGGGctgtttcacacatgcatgtgcatCCCTTGACTTCTCTGATTCATGCATCTTTGCTTTGCATTTGCTGACTCGGGCAGATTTCGTGTGAAGCCTTGTATCTGAGTAGATGAAAAAGTCCCTGGGTCGCCCATTCACATGCGCACGCACAGAACACCTGATTCTTGGCCCACTTAGAAAGCTGCATCATCTCCCTGGATCAAAGGCTGCACTGGAAACCTGTTTGCTGAGTTTAAACTTTATATGTTACTTATAGTTATTTCATGTATGAAATGCATATCTTGCCGCTCAGTGGCCGTATTCAAAGTGACGAATGAAATCGGCATTGGTTATCCGGTTGCAAGGGAGACTTAGTTCTCACAAGCAGCTGATGAGCTTGGTAAGAGTTGTCCCTCCTCAGGTTGCAGGGTGGGGCTTGCATGAttgaaaaaaaaattccttgcccACAAAAAACCCCTAGATGCCAGGGGAAAGAGTTCCCGTCTTGGCTTCCTTTGTATCTCCAGGGAGTCTGTTTTTTTGTTAAGGAACAAAGAAAATTTCTGCCTTATACtgggtcaggccattggtccatctagttcagtattgtctacactgactggcagctgcttttcATGGTTTTCATGGTTAGGGACATTTCTGGTCCTACCTAGAGagattgaacctagaaccttctgcatgtaaaccaAATCGAAGCCTGCCTACTTCTTCATGGTTGTATTAGGGATGAGGGCTCTCCTGGACCCTCCTCTGTGTGACAAGAGGTGATGCTGGTCACAGTAATGTTGGTCACAGTGATATTTGACCTGGGGGAAGTGGGgtgttttcctcccctctccagaTAGCTGTCACCCTGATCAACGCTCCATTCATTGCCTGGCTCTAAACAAGGAATTGTGACCTGACATAGGGAAGCTATCAGACACATTAGTCCACCAAGCtctatattgtctgcactgattggcagcaatggctctccagggtttaaggaAGGGTACTCTCCcagtcctaactggagatgctgttggggattgaacctgcaaccttccgcatgcaaagcagatgctgtgccAAACAGCTGGTGGGAATCCTGTTcagccgcccatctggctgcagaCATTTCCCAGTATGGTCCTCTACAAACTTTCCAGCTGGTGTAACCAATGAGTCCAGTCTTCATTCAGATCCCTCCTGCTATGAATTCTGCACCTGGCCTAAGGCAAGTTCTTCTCTTGTCAGCCTCAGAACTCTAAAATGCAAATGGAGGCCTGCCctacagggttgtcgtgaggattATAACATGGGAATGGATGGAGCTCCAGAGAATATTCGTGCTGAgtctttatgattattattttcagAGTGTTCAGGACCAGAAACATGGGTGCTGAATTCTGCATCCAGACCCAAATTCTGCGCCTTTTCTGTGCTTGTGTGGGAACCCTTTTGCCACTAATCCAGAATGAGTGCAAGTGGAGTGTTggaataggacctgggagaccagggtttacaTTCACTTTTgcctgtgaagctcactgggtgaccttgggccagtcactatctgtcAGTGTAACTTAcctggcagggttgttgtgaggacggCTGTGAGAGCCATGTATAtcaccatgagctccttggaggaaggatgggatgtCAATGTAATAATAGTCATAGAAAATCTGGACAATCGGCTAGACAAAACATGGTATTAATTTCCTTCAAGACAGTAACCCATTCTTCTGCTTCGGGGGCTGTGCGGTCCATACCTTCGTGGCTGAACACTAGCTTAGCAGGctggaagtcccaggttcagtcctcgctatctccaggtaggactgggaaaggccAATATCTGTAACCCTGGTGATtccctgccagtcagagtagacagtatagtggtacctcgggttacagatgcttcaggttacagactctgctaacccagaaatagtaccttg carries:
- the SMAD6 gene encoding mothers against decapentaplegic homolog 6; translation: MFRSKRAGLVRRLWRSRVLPDREGVGGGGGGGDGGGGGSTSSSTGSLRKSHERGGSDGRSPEKPPANGRRAVTGGGAVEEPCALERSMAHGEGDPPAPPEVEEEAAAVAAAAAREDAEDGGSDGGLERDSPWWAQESDGMTVTCCLFKERDADADAVSPRPRELPAREGRSRLTLLEQELKAVTYSLLKRLKERSLDSLLEAVESRGGMPSDCVLVSRAEVRLGGQAAPPHLLLGKLFRWPDLQHPAELKPLCECGSFGLPDGPTVCCNPYHFSRLCGPESPPPPYSRLSPNDEQKPLDLSDSTLSYTETEATNSPNVTPGEFSDASMSPDAIKQSHWCNVAYWEHRTRVGRLYTVYEQSVSIFYDLPQGNGFCLGQLQLENRNETVRRTRSKIGYGILLSKEQDGVWAYNRSEHPIFINSPTLDIPNCRTLIVRKVMPGYSIKVFDYEKSCLLQHATDLGYPDGPFDPNSVRISFAKGWGPSYSRQFITSCPCWLEILLNNHR